CTTTCAGAAGTGGatgcaactagcacaagttgcttccatatgtggacgcaactttatacaagttgcttccaaaaagtggaagcaactttctcaagttgactccaaaaaaaatattttttacccCTCGGGGATATTTGTGCAAGGTCATCAAATATggagggtatttataacattcccacttcACTAAATCTACGTCTTGAAGCTGATTTGACTAGTTCAACGCCGATGACCGAGCTGGTGGGTCCATGTGTAAAATCTAACGGAAAGGCCACTTTATAGAAGAATTTAAAATCTTGGACGGTTTATTAAATATATGGTTTGAAGCTGATCACTTTATAAATTTCTCCTTTATAAGATACAGAGTATAAATGAGCATGTGAAATTAACACTTTATTGAAGGAGTGCACACGAAAATGGATCCCAGAGTTGCCTAACACTAATTGTctttatcaataaaaaaaagCCTTACGCTGATTGTAATTAGCATAGGTTTTTTTACAGGTCACTTGATCCTCCATATATATTAGATTCTTCGAACCCAAAAGATACCAGCTTGTGTGGAATTTAACACCTTCTTGATTCTTCTGGACTGTTGATGTATGTACGGACTACGGACTGACTGACCAAGTTGCTCAGTACGACTCTTGACAGAATATCTGAATGGGCCTGACCCCAAAGATTTGCAGGGACCTAGGAAACACTTACAGAACTAGCTAATGTCAATTACTAGTTTACTACACTTGCCTTAGTTGCATAGCCAACTGAAACTAGTCATGATCATTTATAAACTAGCTAGAAATCATAAAACCTAGTTCATTGTGAAACCATATCTATATTGATTACTTTCTAGATGGATCATGCATGTTTGTACTGTGACTTCTTACTGATAAAAAGGAAACTTCACTTCACCTCCCTTTGAGTTTACATAAAGCAGAGGACTTTTCTACGGACCTACGTTACAAAATATTGTGGCCAGTATTCAATTATACCCTAAAAAAACAAAGTTTTTCCGAGTGGTCATCATCATGCATCATGAAATTTGAATCATCATCACTGTAGAGTCAAAATAATAGTATTGTTGAATAGTGCAACTCAAGATGATGGCAACACCAAAATCATACATGGTCCCCAGAACATTTCATCATACAACTTGTActgacatcaaaacatctagggTATAGTACAGTCACTATAGCAATCAGAAACTAGAAAAAGGAACAGTTGAAGTACCAACAAAAATAAAGGTTAAAGATTATAACAAATGatcactaaacccaaaatttctaAAGTAAACTATCCATCTATAACCTGTATAGCTAGTAATGATGGTAATAGTACCTTACTACCTTACAAATGCTCTTCACGTGGGTTTCAATTTGATTATGTAAAGTAAATATATAACGTGATGTTTTCTATATATAATGTGCATAGAGTTGCTCTTATTTATAAAGCAATCCACTCAAATAACCATAGTACGCAGTTAAATGAATCTACTCTTTtgatcgtctttttttttttttggaccatTTCTCGATTTGTGCAAGGGCCATGCAAATCTTTTCTGTATCATTATAGTTTTTGTGGATATCCCCAGAGGAACTACTCTTTTGATAGTCTCGTATAAGACTCAAAAAGAAGTAACTTCGGTTAAACTTTCTTAGGAAAAAATAGTTTCAAGGATCAGTTGTGAATCGGATCGATGACCTCAAGCTTATTGGGTTTCAGTTGTGATGTTAGAGACATaatgttttaaaaataaaagGGTTTCGCTTTTCTTGCCACAAAAAAATCTGACCGAATAACTTCATCTATATACAGCAAATTGCTACTAAATGCTTGACCGAATATTACCATTTCCTGTATGCACGAACTAAATTGTTGATGATATAGTATAAACGTATTGTTTTCTTTGTTAAAGACCTTCAAAAGATAGATTCTCTTTTACTTAATTAACACAAAGAATAGTGGTGTGTTGTGAATCATCGACAAATTATTCCACTTTCTTTTGTTATTCACTGGCGAATCGTACTAgccagagagaagaagaaaaatatcgtCAGAGCCGGTGCCCATTTTGCTTCCCTGCTGAGGCTCACTAACTAGGCCTAGTTGTAAATGTTAGAATCAAACTTTTGGTTCAGCAAGAAGACTTTCAGTTTACTGGGACTAGGCCAACTAAGTTAGAAATTATGAGTGGGGTTCTGATCACTGAGTCAATTACGATTCTTCGTCAACCTCCTAGCTAGATTATAACCAAGTCTCCAAATCTATCAGAATCAATTGTCACCCGACTCACGGCACTCTGAGTAGCTTCAAGAAACAGGTCAACGCTTGTATCCAATCGGAACATAAATGTCCACGTACATTTTCGGGTCCACATTTCCACTACACACCCATTAATAATTGGACGAAGAAGGTTATAAATTTCAATGCAGCTTCTTACCAACTATTTATCTTCGGTTCTACTTCCAAAATCATAGTCACACACACTGTCTATACACAAACATCATGTACGACGATTACAGCAACGACGACTTATTCTCAGCTCTTAGCTactcctcctccaccaccaccaccaccaccaccacagatTTCCTTCCTTACTCTAGCATCGAAGAAGATGTAGTGGCAAATTATGTGCCTACTTACCAAGTATCCCCTCCTCCACCAATTCTAATTCCAACTAGCAACGATGTCTCGGCAGCTATTGATACTTTGGGAGCTTTGAAATCGGAAGTTGGTTATAGTAGTAGCAGTAGCTATGGATCACCAAGTTCATTACCGAGTTATAGTAATAACTACCTTCATAATCACCATTATCAACCAAGTTTGTTTCAAAGAAGTATGAGTAGTCATTCACTTCTTAATCATCAAAAGGAGGATGGATTTTTCCATCCCATTTTCTCATCTCATCTCGAGGAGGAGTTGTCGCCTTCTTGTCATGGTCATGAACAGGTTTTCAACTTAGATTCTGATGAGAGTCCGATGAGAAAAGTTTACAGCACCGGTGATTTACAGGTACAGTATATATACTTAAGCGGCAACATTATCATACAATTTTGTAAAGCTAATGTCTATAATACCCTTGATTAGGTACAGTAAACTTTTATAGCATGTTTAAGCAAAAAAGAAATGCTTCACAAAattcttatttttttggttagTGAAGTTTACTATTTTGTATTGATAAGTTTGTTCTTTGTTGATTACTTAGACCATTAACGTGGCGCGAAGTACTGGACGATCAGACAGCCCATTGTCAAATGAGAACTGCATAGAAGGACTGAACAAAGTGGGGCGATACACCGCAGAAGAACGAAAAGAGAGAATTGAGAGATACAGAAGCAAAAGAAACCAAAGAAATTTCACAAAGAAAATTAAGGTAATTAATTATGTTCTTAATTATGCAAAGTATCATTAATTAAATTTATTGAAATATAAACAAGTATAAATGGTACATCATCATGAAGTATCATTTTCAGAAGTGAGCTTTTTGGGTACTATTCTTTAAAAATCGGTCCAAAATTCGAAAACAGCCGAAAGGAAAAAGGAAAAGCCATTAGTCCTTTTTCTATGTTTTCACAATTCAGTGAAAATGTATTTCTTAATCAGACCAAACATGTTTTATTGTAAATAATATTTACATTTCAAGTTTTGAACGCCCTAGCTAATATATCTTTCGGGTTTATTGCTTGATTCACAGTACGCATGTAGGAAGACATTAGCTGACAGCCGGCCACGGATTAGAGGACGATTCGCGAGGAATGATGAAACGGGTGAGGATACTAGTTATAATTCATGtcttaatcatcatcatcaatggaACCTACAAATGGGTACTGAAGCAAACTATAACGAAGAAGTTGACGAcgtttggatcaacttctatgaaGCTAGCCTTCTCTGCTAGTTTTTAATTTACTTTTAACGGTCGACTGCGCAAATTAGTTTAAGGTGTGTGACTTCATTTATGAGGGTTTAATTTTCTTCCTTATATTCTAATCTAGCAACTGTAGTTTTAGATTGTGTGCTGCTAGTAAATAATCTTGAAGGAAACATAAATATGTATTACAGTATTAGTATGTATTAATGAAATTTATGTACATAATAATaacttaattaattaaaaatattatttagGGCTTTTTTAATATAATTCTTCATCTCATGCATGTCTTTGTTGTGCAAATTATCATTTCAAGATCACGAAAACCACGTTAAATTAAAAATGACTGGCACGAT
Above is a genomic segment from Papaver somniferum cultivar HN1 chromosome 10, ASM357369v1, whole genome shotgun sequence containing:
- the LOC113319543 gene encoding two-component response regulator-like PRR73 — protein: MYDDYSNDDLFSALSYSSSTTTTTTTTDFLPYSSIEEDVVANYVPTYQVSPPPPILIPTSNDVSAAIDTLGALKSEVGYSSSSSYGSPSSLPSYSNNYLHNHHYQPSLFQRSMSSHSLLNHQKEDGFFHPIFSSHLEEELSPSCHGHEQVFNLDSDESPMRKVYSTGDLQTINVARSTGRSDSPLSNENCIEGLNKVGRYTAEERKERIERYRSKRNQRNFTKKIKYACRKTLADSRPRIRGRFARNDETGEDTSYNSCLNHHHQWNLQMGTEANYNEEVDDVWINFYEASLLC